Part of the Paenibacillus sp. JNUCC32 genome is shown below.
TGATTTTCGGATTCATGATAAGCGCGCGCGCCAAGCCCAGCCGCTGGCGTTGACCGCCCGAGAATTCATGGGGAAAGCGAAAAGCATGCTCCGGCTGCAGGCCGACGGTTTTCAGGATGCGGAACACGGTTTCCTGACGCTCCGCCTTGTCCCCCATTTTATGAATGATCAAGGGCTCCTCCAGCATCCGGCCGATTCGTTTCCTCGGATTGAGCGAAGAGAACGGATCTTGAAAAACAAGCTGCACGTCCTTGCGGAAATTCCGCATTTCCTCCCTCGTCATGGCCGCCAATTCCCGATCCCGATACAGGACCTGCCCTTGGCTTGCCGGCGTTAATCCGAGGATGGTGCGTCCCGTGGTGCTTTTCCCGGAGCCTGATTCGCCGACCAGGCCGTAGGTTTCTCCCTCGTTCAATTGCAGGGAAACGTCCGTGACCGCGTTGACGTACGCTTTGGCGCCCCCTATCTTGCCGAATGATCCGTACACCGGAAACTGCTTGTGAAGGGAGCTTACCTTTAAGATCGAACGATCAGCTGCTTGTTCCAACGGTTGTCTCCCTCCCTTCCTGCTTGTTTAGGGCCTCGTAATGCCAGCACTTCACTCGATGGTCCGTTTGGGCCGTTTGCATCGGCGGCTCGGAGGTACGGCACAGCTCGTCAGCATAAGGACACCGCGTTGAGAAGCCGCAGCCCTGCGGAATATCCGTCAGGGATGGCACCGTTCCCTCAATGACGTAAAGCTCATCCTCTCTGTCCCCTTCCAGCTTGGGGATGGATTGGATCAGCCCCTGGGTATAAGGATGCAGCGGCGTTTGGAACAGCTGTTCCGTGGGAGCTTCCTCCACGATCTGCCCCAAGTACATCACCTTCACGCCCGTGCAAATTTCCGAGACCACGCCCAGATCATGCGTAATGAACAGCACGCCCATGCCCATTTTGCGGTTCAAGTCGGCGATCAATTCCAAGATCTGCGCCTGAATCGTCACATCGAGCGCAGTTGTCGGCTCATCCGCGATCAACAGGTTCGGCTCGCAGGAGAGTGCCATGGCAATCATCGCCCGCTGCTGCATCCCCCCCGACAGCTGATGGGGATATTCGTTAACCCTGATTTCGGGCGAAGGAATGCCCGTCATCCGCAAAATTTCGATGGCTTGCTGATGGGCTTCCTTCTTGGACTTCTTCTGATGGAGGCGAATGGCTTCTCCGATTTGGTTTCCAATCGTATAGACAGGGCTCAGGGAGGTTAGCGGGTCCTGAAATATCATGGATATTCGATCACCCCGGATCGCCCGTAATTTAGAATGGGGGAGGGACAGCAGGTTCTGATTCTCGAATACGACCTCTCCCTCGTACTCGATTGCATCCGTATGATCCAACAATCTCATGATGGATTGGGACATCACGCTTTTTCCGCTGCCGGACTCTCCGACGATACCGATGATGTCGCCAGTATTCATGGAAAAGCTGACTCCGTTCACCGCCGTCACTCTTCCGCGCTCAGTATGAAAATGCGTTTTAAGATTTTTCACTTCCAATAGAGGCTCTTTATTCATGGAAACACCTCCAGCCTTATATTCATCGCTTTCTAAACTTTTGCTTCACGCGGGGGTCCAGCAAATCGCGCAGCCCGTCTCCCAGCAAATTCAGGCTAAGGACGGACAGGACGAGCGTGGCCCCGGGAAATACGACCATCCACCATGCCTTGTAAATTACAAGCTTGCTTGCCTGCAAAATGTTCCCCCAGCTGGCTTCGGGCGCAGGAATGCCCGCACCGAGAAAGCTGAGCGCGGCCTCCGAGATAATCGCCTCGGCAAATACGAAAGTCGCCTGTACCAGTAGTGGAGACAGCGTGTTAGGCACGATGTGCTGCCATATAATGCGCGTGGAGCTGGCCCCCTGGACATGCATGGCCTCGATGTAGGTTTGCTCGCGCACCACCAGTGCTGCCGAGCGGACGACTCGGGCAATATTCGGCGTGAACACGATCGTCAGCGCAATGATAACGTTCAAGGCGGATGCGCCGAGCGCGGCCATTAAGGCAATGGCGAGCAGGATTCCCGGAATCGCAATCAACCCGTCGCAAATGCGCATGAGAATATGATCCAACGTCTTATAATACGTTGCATAGACGCCGATCACGAGTCCCAGAGCGGAGGATAGCAGCGCAACCGCCAGTCCGACGCTAATCGATACCCTGGCACCGTAGAGTAGCCTCGTTAGCAAATCCCGTCCGAATTCGTCGGTACCAAGCCAATGCTCGGCCCCTGGCGGAGTTAAACGGTCCACAACCTTCATGTCGTACGGACCGTAGTTCGTGAAGAGCGGTCCGATCAGCGCCAGAATCACCAATACCACAAAGATAGTCGCTCCAATCAATAGCCCGTAGTTGGACTTCAGGCGGCGATATCCTAAGGCTCGCTGCTCTTTTTTCAGCTTTTTGCTGACTTGAGCGACATATTCCTTTTCCTGAACTGTAGCCATCCCGTTACACCTCTTTTATTTGCGATCCAATCGAACGCGCGGATCAACCGCGCCGTATAACAAGTCGATGATCAAGTTGATGGTGACGTACATCAGCGTGACGACAAGCACCACCCCTTGGATCACCACAAAGTCCCTTCTGGCAATGGAATTCAAGATCAATTGACCCAGACCGGGAATGTTGAATATGGCCTCCACGACCACCGCTCCCGTCACCAACGTGCCGAAGGTTTGTCCAATGACGGTCAGAATGGGCAGAAACGCGCTCCGAAACGCATGTTTGAACAGCACCTTCATTTCATGCAGGCCTTTGGATCTGGCTGTCTTGATGAAATTCAAATTCAGCACTTCCAGCATGGACGAACGGGTCATCCGCGTAATCAGGGCCGCCTGTATGGTTCCAAGGGAAATGCCGGGAAGAATCAGATACTTCATATGTTCCCATAGCCCGCTGCTCAGCGGTTCATATCCAGCGACCGGCAGCCACTGCAGCTTGACGCCCACGAACAGCATAAGGAATAGTCCCAGCAAGAAACTGGGCAAGGCCATGCCCAGCAAGGATATCCCCATCAATGTATAATCGGCGATGGACCCTCGCTTGTAAGCGGCGATAATCCCGAAGGGAATCGCGAGCAGGATCGCGATGACCTGTGCCAGAATGGCCAGCGATAGCGTGGGGGTAATATGCTCCGCAATGGCTTCGCTGACCGGCTGATTCATGAAAATCGAATCCCCCAGATCCCCCTTGAACACGTTGGCTACCCAGCTCGTATATTGTTCGAGTATCGGGCGGTCCAGTCCAAGGTCCTGATTCAGCTGCTCTATTTCCTCCTGCGACGCCTCCATTCCCAAGATGGCCGCCGCCGGATTCCCTGGCGTTATGTGGATGATCAGAAATATAGCGATGGTGACAACGGCCAGTACGGGAATCAGCGACAAAAGTCTTTTCGTAATATAAGCCAGCACGGCAAATCCCTCATTTGTACATGGTCTATGAATCCAATTTCAAAAAAGGAAGGTGTTATCGAAGTTACTCCGGTAACTTGTAACACCCTCCTTACACGCTTACTTCGCTACTTTGGCATTCCAAACCACCGGAGCTTCGAACAGCTCGAAGCCTTCAAGCTTCTTCGTTGTGGCGACGACGCCATTATAATGGCCGATTACGGTGGAGGAAGCGAATTCGTACAGGAAGCCCTGCAGCTTCTCCCATTCCTGCTTGGCGGCTTCCGGCGTGGCTGCGCCGCGAATATCAATCAGTGCCTGCTTGACCGTTTCATTCTCGAGTCCGGCCCAATCCGGATTAACGGCCAGCAGCTGCGGCGGGGTAAGCTGATAGCCCGTGCTGGCAACAAAGATATCCCACTTGGAACGGTCGTTCTTCGTTTCCAGGAACGTCGGGAAATCGAAGTTCTCCACTTTTACGTTCATGCCGATCTGACGAAGCTGCTCCTGGATGACCAAGGTAGCCGTGTACATCTCGTTATAATCCTTGGTCGTCAGCAGCGTGATTTCTTCGCCGTTATACCCGGCTTCTTGCAGCAGCTGCTTGGCCTTCTCCGGATTGGACTGGTTGTAATACTCCGCTCCGGCTTCGGTCGACCATTGGACTTGATTCGTATTCAGGTAACCCGGCGCCAAAGAGTACAAATCCGGCTTGGCGAAGCTCGCCAACATGATCTCCTCATTATTGAACGCGGCGAGAATGGCCTGGCGAATCTTCACGTCCTTTAACAATCCCTCGCTGGTATTGAAAAATGCCGTCAGGGCACCGCCAGGGAACGAGAGCAGGTTGATGTTGTTGTCGGCAGCCAGCTCATCATAGCTTTCGATCGGAATGCTGTCCGCCACATCGTACTGGCCGGTCTTCACGCCTGCAATGCGCGTGGAGTGGTCCGTGACGAAATGGAAGTACAGGTCTTTGGCGGGAGCTTCTTTTCGACCGTCAAATCCGCTTGGCTCCGCATCCGACACCTGCTGATAATCGTCGTTTCGCACCAAATGGATGTACTGATCCTGCTTCCATTCCTGGAATTTATAAGGTCCTGTACCGATGTACTCCTTGATTCCGTCAGCCGGCGCTGCGTCCACGATCTCTTTCGGCATGATGGAAGGGAACTGCGCTTGCGATGCAATAAGAATCAACACGTCCGACGTAGGCGACTCTACGGTCAGCTTCACGGTATACGCATCGACGGCTTCGAATTTGGCATTCGTCAGCAGCACCTTCGCCCGGGACGAAGTCACCAGCCAGCGGTTCATCGAGGCTACAACATCCTCGGACGTCATCTCTTTCCCGTTGTGGAACTTCACGCCTTGGCGAAGAGCGAACGTATACGTTAAACCATCCTCGCTTCGTTCAACCGACTCTGCCAGAGCCGGTACGGGTTCATAGTTTGCATTCAGCGTGTAGAGCTGTTCGAAGATATTGCCGGCCGTATCCAGTGCAACCGCCGATACCGTCAAGGCCGTATCCAGCGTTGGCGGCTGAGCCGTAAGCGCGATGTTCAGCTCGTCTTTGTACTCTTGTTGTTCGGCTTGCTTCTCGCTTCCTTTGTCTTCGGCTGCGCCTTCTGCCGCCGGATCGGAGCCGTTGCCGCATGCCGCGATCAACAGCATCAGCATGATCGACGATAAGAGTAAACCTAACTTTCTGGCTTTCATTGTAATCCCCCCATGTAGTAGACATATGCATACGAAATGTATGCATCATGCTCTGTCAAAAACTCGTAAAACGAACGCACCCCATAATTCTAAGTTATCTGGTAGGTTTAATAAGCTATGCACATACTAATAGATTCGCTATGGGCTGTCAATGCAATAATTGATCGCACTAGAATTAATTTCCTGTTCGCAAAAATAAATAGATCCAACATGCAAGGACTTCGTTCCTCTCCATCGCCTTAACCGCTGCAACCGGCCTTCCCCCGAAAATAAAAAAGCCCTGGTCCGTCTTTCGAACCAAGGCTCTTTATTAAAGTGGCAGATCGCTTTGCAAAATCTTTTCCCTGCGCCCTTTCATATACCACTGTCCCCAGGGATGAAGTTTGTCGAAATTTCCGCGGCAGGCATGGAACAGCTTCATATACCGCCCCATTTCTCTCAGCTTCATGAAATAGGGGATTTCCCGAAGCCACTCCTCCTCCAGGCAACGCTCCAGACGGTATCCTTCCAGGAAAGGGATCATGAATTTACCTCTGTCCGGATCGGCTCCTTCGGTCAAACCCGAGAAGAAGGCGGCGACGGCTATATCATCCACGAACCATGAATAACGGCTCGCATCGAAATCAATCAGGCACAACGCATCCCCCTGGACAAAAAAATTGCCGTAATGAAAATCGGCATGGATTAATCCATAAGCCTCCCTAGAAACCGGGAGCTTCGATATATACTGGCACAAGGCTTGATAACGAAAGGCAATTTCCTTTTCAGACGGCGGTAAATCGAGATGACGAACCTTCTCTGCCTCGTACGACCAATTCGGTCGTCTCGTGGAGGGGTCCTGATGGGTATACTCTTGGGTGATACGATGCATGCCCCCCATGAATCGGCCCATTCGCCTGTATAAATCCTCGCCGGCTTCGTTCTCCCCAACCGGACGCCCCTTGGCTTCCTCGTAGCAGACTGCCGTATATTCACGGTCCTCCATCCGGATCCGCTCCGCAAGGTTCCCGGCTGCCGAATGGAGCGGCCTCGAAACGCAAACGCCCTTACTCCCAAGAAACTCTACCCACTGCACCTCCCCGGCAATCTTCGCATAGGGTTTGTGGGACTCGTCGGTCAAGCGCACATACACGGTCTTCTCGTCCCTTCGATAAGAACGGACAAGGCTGTGTTCGGAAAAATGCGTCTGGAGTCTATCCCGCTCCAAAAGTCCGAACCTGCTCGCAGCCGCGGCCATAAGCTCGCTCCGTCGTTCCAATTGAAGCTCCTCCCTTCAAGCCGGATGATATTGAAATCAATGATGAATGATTTCTGCAAATATGTAAGCGGCTCCTGCATGCTAAGCCCGGTCCTCATGAATATTCCATTGAAATAACGCCATCAAACAGGGTCCTTGTGCCGGCCGCTTTCTCCGCCGATGTATACGCTCTTGTTGTCGTCAAAAGGGCGGGAGGATATAATACGGATAAAATAAAATCGTCATGCAAGAAAGAGGGCCTTATTATGAATCCCGAAACCCGAAACGCCCGAACCCAACTCATCATCGAAGCAGCCGAGCGCGTATTTACACATAAAGGCATTGAAAAAGCCACCATGCAGGATATAGCCACCGAGGCTGCCATGGGCGTAGCCACCGTTTTTCGTTTTTTTCCCCGCAAAGAGAAACTCGTCGTTGCCGTTGCCACGAAAATGCTGGAAACCGTTCTCGAGACCTTCCGCTCCGTCGCGGAACAGCCGATTTCCTGTATGGAGAAGCTGGAGCTGCTGTTCGACCACTTTATTTCCCTGCTGGAGCAGCAGACCAGCTCGAACGTGAAGCTGCTCGAGAACTTCGAGAGTTATGCGGCTCAGTTTACAGAGCCTCTCGAAGACATTGAGCTGTTTAACGCCGTCTACCGGGATATATCCCAGGTATTCTCGACCATCGTGGAGCAGGGCATCGAGGATGGATCGGTTCAAGCCGACCTTCCGATTGCCGAGACGCTGACCACCATCGTGAATACATTCGGCATTTTTGCCAGAAAGCTGTCCCTCCAGAAAAACATTCTGGTGGTCGAGCCGGACCTCGCGCCGGAGAAGCAGCTGGCGATTCTCAAGCACATTCTGCTTAATTATTTGCGGGCATAAGGGGCTTGGATCCAAATAAAAAGAGTGCGCAGCATCACGACTGCACACTCTTTTCTTGTTGGTATCCCTGGCTACTCCTACAGGCCCAGCTTCTGCCCCCGCTCCAGGCGCTGAATCTGCTGCTCGCCCGTGACCGCCAGCTCGCTGAACTGATGGATCGTCTCGCGCATGCGCGGGAGAGCCTCCTGCTTGTAAGTGCTGATGGAATCAAGCGCTGACAGCACGTCCGTGAACGCTTGCTTCAAGGTATCAACGGAAATGCTCGTTTCCAGCGATTGCTTATGAATCGCCGCACCTTGATCCTTCAGCATTTTGGAGGTGGCGCTGATCAGGTTGTTCGTGGTTTCGTTCAGCAGCTCGATTTTCTTCAAGACAATCTTCTGGTTGTACAGGGCACTTGCGACCGTCACCGATATTTTCAGCGCCGTTACCGTTACATTTCTTGCCCGATCCACACCACGGATTAACTCCTTGTTGTTCCGAATGACGACTTCAATCGCCATGATACCCTGCTGGTTTACGACCAGCATCTGCTGCAGGTCCATCACGCGCTGGCGCAGAGGGAACAGCACCTCTTCGGTAATAAACCGGATTTTATCCTCCGACTCCTGCCGTATTTTGGCCGCCTCGACCTGGGATTCGATCTCTGTATCCATGAGCATGCCCAGCTGAATTTCCTTTTGCAGCTTTTTGGTGAGATCGCGGAGGGTTTGCTGTTCAATCTCCAATGTGGTGTTGTCGTTCTTTAATACGGTTTTTCCTTTATCCAGAGAAATGATGATGTCCGAAATGACGGCATCCGCCTTTTGGAACTTGGCAAAATATCGGCGCAGCGGATTAAACACCATGCCCAGCAGCCCGCTCTTCGCAAAATCCACGACGCTCGGATCCAGATCCTTCAGCTGCAGCTGCAGTTCCGTTAACCCTTTGGCCACTTGACCGCCTTCGTCCCCGGTTTTCGATAATCTCCCCACCTGAACCTGCAGGAGCGCGTTCTTCTCCGAGGATGATCTCATCGTGCTGATGCCAAAGCTGTCAATGGATTGCAGCACCTGTCTTCGCTTCTCGAGCGATTCAATATCCAGCTCCATGATGGCCTGAACATTGTTAGCCGCCAGCTCCTTCAGCTGCGTGACTTCTTCCGGCTCAGGCTTCACCTGCTCCTCGATTGCCGTCTTGATCTCTTCGGGACGAATGACTTCCATCGTAAATGACAATATAATCCCTCCTACAAGTTTCTGATAAACCAGATTTACATCGTTATGAAAAATTGCTACATCTGCACATTCAGCAGCTGGCCGATTTTGTATACGACATCATCGGTATCGGCGTTGATGCTGGCAGCTTCATTGATGCTGGAAATGCTTTGGAGCGCCTGAATGTCGGCATTATAGCCAATCGTATACACCGGGATTTTGAAGGCTTGGATCAGTCCGCGGATATCGTCTAGGGAATGCCCGACGTTCGTCTCCCCGTCACTCAGCACAAAAATCAGGGGTTTCACGTCCGGATTCGCCGCCATCTCGTCCTGCAGCATCTTCATCGCCACGACGATGCCGTCAAAGGTCGCGGTATTCCCGCTGGCCTCGAGGCTGTTGATCGCACCGACAAACATCGACTGCTGATTTAAATCGTACTTGCCGATCGGAAGGTTAATCGTAACGTCCGTGGAATACGACACGAAGCCGATGCTGTTGTCCCGGCCCAGATACTTCTGTCCCGTCAACAGCGATTCCTTGAGACGGTTTAACGGCTCGCCGTCCATGCTCCCCGATACGTCCGCCACGAACACGGCCGCAACCGGCTTGTTGCCGTCCTTCTTCTCCTTCCACAGCTTCTGGGCGGACGGCAGCAGGCTGCTGTCAACGACCTCAAGCTCGGATTGGTAATCGTTAAGACCGTTGAACCCTTTTTTGTCGGCCATCTGCTGGTATTTGTCCTGCTCAACGAATTCCGCGAATTTCTTGATGATGTCCAGCTTCTCCTTCGGCAATTTCCCGAGCGCGTACAAAGGGCTGTCGTGCCTTACGCCAAACGGGGTAAAGACGTAACCGCTTTTCATATCCGCCGCGTTGACAAAGGTCTGATACTCCAGGACAAAGGCATCCAGCATGCCGGACTTCGCCGCATCGCGCATCTGGATCGTGGTGGAAGCCGTGAAAGGAACGTTTGCTTGGAATTTCTCGAAGCCCTGTACCGCCTTCTCACCCAGTATGTCGTTGCTGTCGAACGTTTCAAGGGCCGTGATCAGGAAGTTGAGACCCGTGGAGCTGGCAAAAGGATCCGTGTATCCCATCGCCAATTCATTATTCGCTATCGCATCCGTCAGCGTCTTGACGTTCAAGGAGCCGTACTTCTCCACCAGCTCGTCGTATTTGGCTTTTCGGGTGACGACGCCGGTGACGTTCCCCGTCAGGCGCTTGGATACCAGCTCGGCTTTGACGCCGTATTCCTTGACCATCTCCCCCCACAGCTCATTGGAAGGCGTAAAAGCGTCCGGCACGTACTTCCCGGATGTTATGTAATCGGTTGCGGTTCCCGAAGCGATATTACGGATCTTCACGGATACCGGCTTGCCGTTCACTACCGGCTTGGATTTGTTGAATTCCTCTGCCACTTCGTTCAGCCATCCGTCAATGCCCGGTCCCGCCTTCTCCGGCGAGGAGAAAATCTCCACGTACAAGTCCGTCGTATTCTCGACCGAGATCGGGAACTTGGATATATCGGGCAGGGAATCCGCGACGGCCACCGGGTCCAGATCGACTTGGCCTTTGATGGGATCGGCTGATGTGACAGTTATATCCTTGTAGATTTTGTTGATCTTTTTAGCCGCTCCTTCCGAATCGACCTCGGCTTGGCTTTTGCCCAGATTGGAGGTTAATGTGATCCCCGCGTACACTAGTACAAACACGACCACTGCAATGGCCACTAATACGACAAAGGCACTACCCTTGCTTCGCATAATCATCTCCCTCTCTTATTGCTTGTATAATTTGGTTTGCTTGATTAACGCATCGATTTCCTTCATGCACGGCATATCCTCCACATCCCGGTAATCGGTGCTGCCGAGCAAAGAGATCTCCAGCAGCAGCTTATCAAGCTTGAGCATGATTTCCTCGTTCGCCTCCAGATAACCGGTCACGTAAGCCAAGTACTCTTGGTATAACGCCGTTTTTTTCTGCGCCACCTTGCTGGACAGCTGGGAGGCTTTCGGCTGATCCGCCATGCGGGCGAAATCGGATGCGGCAAAGACGCCAAGCTTGTTCAGTATCCCTCGGATATTGAGGTAGAACAGCTTCTCGACTTCATCGATGACCCCCATGAATTTCTTGTAACTGAGCTCCGTTGGCTGAAAACGCTGACCCAGAACGCCCAGCAGCGCGTTTCTCTTCTTCTCGATTCGCTCCAATTGGTCCAGGGCAAGAGCGATATCATTCTTCAGGACTTTCACGTTGCGGTAATGGTGAAGCGCCTCTATGTAATCCTCGCGGGTCTGAATCGTTTGAATCGGTTTTGCAGCCGGAGACTTGAACAACAAAACATAACTTCCATAAAAGAGTGCAAGAACACTGACCACCCATACGGTGATGACCAGTGCAGACTGGAAAGCGTTATCGCCGCCGACTTGGAAGCCGAGCAGCCCGGGCGAAACCAGGACAATATTCACGATCGCGATAACCGCCATAAGCAGGAGCAGCTTCGCGGACTTCGAGCCATTCAAGAATTAACACCTCCCCTACTCCTATAGAGCGATGACTGATTCGACCTATAACCGCTTATAAAACATC
Proteins encoded:
- a CDS encoding ABC transporter ATP-binding protein; amino-acid sequence: MEQAADRSILKVSSLHKQFPVYGSFGKIGGAKAYVNAVTDVSLQLNEGETYGLVGESGSGKSTTGRTILGLTPASQGQVLYRDRELAAMTREEMRNFRKDVQLVFQDPFSSLNPRKRIGRMLEEPLIIHKMGDKAERQETVFRILKTVGLQPEHAFRFPHEFSGGQRQRLGLARALIMNPKIIVCDEPVSALDVSIQSQILNMLKRLQREMKLTLLFITHDISVVRYISDRIGIMYLGKIMEEALTDDLFHEPLHPYTKALFSAVPDFNRSRLKERIMLRGEIPSPISPPSGCVFHTRCPYATDVCRTDIPAVREVRPGHKVACHLVD
- a CDS encoding ABC transporter ATP-binding protein — translated: MNKEPLLEVKNLKTHFHTERGRVTAVNGVSFSMNTGDIIGIVGESGSGKSVMSQSIMRLLDHTDAIEYEGEVVFENQNLLSLPHSKLRAIRGDRISMIFQDPLTSLSPVYTIGNQIGEAIRLHQKKSKKEAHQQAIEILRMTGIPSPEIRVNEYPHQLSGGMQQRAMIAMALSCEPNLLIADEPTTALDVTIQAQILELIADLNRKMGMGVLFITHDLGVVSEICTGVKVMYLGQIVEEAPTEQLFQTPLHPYTQGLIQSIPKLEGDREDELYVIEGTVPSLTDIPQGCGFSTRCPYADELCRTSEPPMQTAQTDHRVKCWHYEALNKQEGRETTVGTSS
- a CDS encoding ABC transporter permease, with the protein product MATVQEKEYVAQVSKKLKKEQRALGYRRLKSNYGLLIGATIFVVLVILALIGPLFTNYGPYDMKVVDRLTPPGAEHWLGTDEFGRDLLTRLLYGARVSISVGLAVALLSSALGLVIGVYATYYKTLDHILMRICDGLIAIPGILLAIALMAALGASALNVIIALTIVFTPNIARVVRSAALVVREQTYIEAMHVQGASSTRIIWQHIVPNTLSPLLVQATFVFAEAIISEAALSFLGAGIPAPEASWGNILQASKLVIYKAWWMVVFPGATLVLSVLSLNLLGDGLRDLLDPRVKQKFRKR
- a CDS encoding ABC transporter permease, translating into MLAYITKRLLSLIPVLAVVTIAIFLIIHITPGNPAAAILGMEASQEEIEQLNQDLGLDRPILEQYTSWVANVFKGDLGDSIFMNQPVSEAIAEHITPTLSLAILAQVIAILLAIPFGIIAAYKRGSIADYTLMGISLLGMALPSFLLGLFLMLFVGVKLQWLPVAGYEPLSSGLWEHMKYLILPGISLGTIQAALITRMTRSSMLEVLNLNFIKTARSKGLHEMKVLFKHAFRSAFLPILTVIGQTFGTLVTGAVVVEAIFNIPGLGQLILNSIARRDFVVIQGVVLVVTLMYVTINLIIDLLYGAVDPRVRLDRK
- a CDS encoding ABC transporter substrate-binding protein, which translates into the protein MKARKLGLLLSSIMLMLLIAACGNGSDPAAEGAAEDKGSEKQAEQQEYKDELNIALTAQPPTLDTALTVSAVALDTAGNIFEQLYTLNANYEPVPALAESVERSEDGLTYTFALRQGVKFHNGKEMTSEDVVASMNRWLVTSSRAKVLLTNAKFEAVDAYTVKLTVESPTSDVLILIASQAQFPSIMPKEIVDAAPADGIKEYIGTGPYKFQEWKQDQYIHLVRNDDYQQVSDAEPSGFDGRKEAPAKDLYFHFVTDHSTRIAGVKTGQYDVADSIPIESYDELAADNNINLLSFPGGALTAFFNTSEGLLKDVKIRQAILAAFNNEEIMLASFAKPDLYSLAPGYLNTNQVQWSTEAGAEYYNQSNPEKAKQLLQEAGYNGEEITLLTTKDYNEMYTATLVIQEQLRQIGMNVKVENFDFPTFLETKNDRSKWDIFVASTGYQLTPPQLLAVNPDWAGLENETVKQALIDIRGAATPEAAKQEWEKLQGFLYEFASSTVIGHYNGVVATTKKLEGFELFEAPVVWNAKVAK
- a CDS encoding phosphotransferase enzyme family protein yields the protein MERRSELMAAAASRFGLLERDRLQTHFSEHSLVRSYRRDEKTVYVRLTDESHKPYAKIAGEVQWVEFLGSKGVCVSRPLHSAAGNLAERIRMEDREYTAVCYEEAKGRPVGENEAGEDLYRRMGRFMGGMHRITQEYTHQDPSTRRPNWSYEAEKVRHLDLPPSEKEIAFRYQALCQYISKLPVSREAYGLIHADFHYGNFFVQGDALCLIDFDASRYSWFVDDIAVAAFFSGLTEGADPDRGKFMIPFLEGYRLERCLEEEWLREIPYFMKLREMGRYMKLFHACRGNFDKLHPWGQWYMKGRREKILQSDLPL
- a CDS encoding TetR/AcrR family transcriptional regulator — its product is MNPETRNARTQLIIEAAERVFTHKGIEKATMQDIATEAAMGVATVFRFFPRKEKLVVAVATKMLETVLETFRSVAEQPISCMEKLELLFDHFISLLEQQTSSNVKLLENFESYAAQFTEPLEDIELFNAVYRDISQVFSTIVEQGIEDGSVQADLPIAETLTTIVNTFGIFARKLSLQKNILVVEPDLAPEKQLAILKHILLNYLRA
- a CDS encoding toxic anion resistance protein; the encoded protein is MSFTMEVIRPEEIKTAIEEQVKPEPEEVTQLKELAANNVQAIMELDIESLEKRRQVLQSIDSFGISTMRSSSEKNALLQVQVGRLSKTGDEGGQVAKGLTELQLQLKDLDPSVVDFAKSGLLGMVFNPLRRYFAKFQKADAVISDIIISLDKGKTVLKNDNTTLEIEQQTLRDLTKKLQKEIQLGMLMDTEIESQVEAAKIRQESEDKIRFITEEVLFPLRQRVMDLQQMLVVNQQGIMAIEVVIRNNKELIRGVDRARNVTVTALKISVTVASALYNQKIVLKKIELLNETTNNLISATSKMLKDQGAAIHKQSLETSISVDTLKQAFTDVLSALDSISTYKQEALPRMRETIHQFSELAVTGEQQIQRLERGQKLGL
- a CDS encoding vWA domain-containing protein, with the translated sequence MRSKGSAFVVLVAIAVVVFVLVYAGITLTSNLGKSQAEVDSEGAAKKINKIYKDITVTSADPIKGQVDLDPVAVADSLPDISKFPISVENTTDLYVEIFSSPEKAGPGIDGWLNEVAEEFNKSKPVVNGKPVSVKIRNIASGTATDYITSGKYVPDAFTPSNELWGEMVKEYGVKAELVSKRLTGNVTGVVTRKAKYDELVEKYGSLNVKTLTDAIANNELAMGYTDPFASSTGLNFLITALETFDSNDILGEKAVQGFEKFQANVPFTASTTIQMRDAAKSGMLDAFVLEYQTFVNAADMKSGYVFTPFGVRHDSPLYALGKLPKEKLDIIKKFAEFVEQDKYQQMADKKGFNGLNDYQSELEVVDSSLLPSAQKLWKEKKDGNKPVAAVFVADVSGSMDGEPLNRLKESLLTGQKYLGRDNSIGFVSYSTDVTINLPIGKYDLNQQSMFVGAINSLEASGNTATFDGIVVAMKMLQDEMAANPDVKPLIFVLSDGETNVGHSLDDIRGLIQAFKIPVYTIGYNADIQALQSISSINEAASINADTDDVVYKIGQLLNVQM